The DNA window tttcatgtttcttGTACTATTAACGGCTACATCCGATGGTTTGTTTCGAGTGTCAACAGACCCACCAATCCTCAATGTAGTTATGggaattttcaatgtatttgcaCTTGTATTAGTGCTGCTACAGAAAAGTAAATTGTGGTCTATTCACCACAaggtttaacaaaaaaaaaagggccATTGCTTTAAGAATCTTGTGATTGGTTGGGttaatgtgtgtattaaagtgTTTCGTGCGCTTGAGCTGAAACAAAAAGgtcataaaaaaatacataacttGAATAGATACATCTGCAagcttttctgtctgtctgtctggtaaATTACACAAATTTACATTAGTAAAAGTAATTACAAACAGTTCTTTGACAACTGCACGTTAtttactgtatactgtattggTTGTACCTGTGTGAACATAGAACAATCTGCTGCTACAAAAGCTAAGATGTTACTACAGTTTAACACTGAATTAATTAACTCATCCCAGTtgttatatatgtgtttaaCAAATTTTAATCTGATTGGCAACCATTAAAAAATCTCATGTtattgttcttatgttcttataatggTCATGATGTTCTTGGCATGAAATAAAGATTTACAATTCAAAAGCCTATCTTGTCTATTTTTCACAAAGAGGTATCAGCTATTTGAATCCAAAGGTCTGtcaaaattgtaattgtaatttaccTTAATATCTTGTCATTAGAATTACGATGCAAAATACATGATATCAATGGAAAAGGGGGTTAGTTCAAAGTTTGCTATTTTAAAAGACAAGTAAAGCATCTCAATATTGTGTTCAGTTCTGACAAACACAACCCAAGAAAATAAGTTTTTTACAACACACAAGGACACCTTttagtaattaaataatttatttttcagcacttcatAAAAAATGAACTGGTTTGAAACTGAAATAATCAAAGCCACGATAGTAGATCATTGGCAGATAAAATGCCTACTACTGTACATGACAAATGATCATTGAGAGCTGTAGTCAATTACAAAGAGATGTCAAATGtctcacataaacacatacagacagatcaCTTACAGTGCACAAACAGTTTGTTCTCTGATAATCAAAAgggtaaaaaaaatatgaattgcaAACCCATTTATATAACTAATAGGGTTTGCttaaacaacaaacaattataaaaaGGCTTCCACAAGAAGCATTAAAGCAGTATTAGGTCCCCAGGATATTACAATGTAAAATCTTAAGCACAAGAGAAAGACTAAGATGCAGATTTGAATCCTTCAGAATAAGGGTTTTTGTTACCCTTAGCAAAAATCTGTGGCTCAATTTAAATGTCTGCTTCACTACAGTATTACATTCGGTTTATGGATGGCTTAGATATTCTTCACTACAGAGACACTatgataatgtattattttcaaataaattagcATTATCATGTGCAATATAACTTTAAACCGTTTTCCTTATAATTATTATAGTTGTTGTTGCAGTTTGAAACTATTGCAGATGCCTTCATTATATGTGACTAAAGGATTAAGATTTAACTACAGAAAActaaaagtaattttaggaatatTTTACCCATGATTTTTGCACAGCCGTGAGTCACAAATGATTACTTTGTTAATCTCACTCAGGACTTGCCGTGCATCACCACTTTAAAGGCTAAAGTGCAATCAGTCAGAAAGTAGATCTGAtactgttaaatatatatagtgagaAACACAATCTGCCTGGACAAAGAAATAGAACAATTCTTCTAAATCAGATGTGAAAATTCCTCAAAAACCTTCTTCTGTTTAGTCCAGTTAAGAGTCAGTTGCAGCATGATAAAAGTAGTGTTTCATTAATGACAATAATCAGGATGATTTAGGAATCCCCTATGCTAATCCAAAATTACAAGTGATCATGGTATAAATACTATCTTGTGTCTTAAAGCATTTTGCAAACCGCTTGTGTATAGCTGGAACTGTTTCTGATTTTATAGTAGTGTGGGTAACGGTAATGCTTTCACTTTTTTCCAGTTGATGAGCTATAAATGTGCAACCCTTTAAATACTCAGCATAATGATACAGGATTGTGAGAAGACTTTCCAAAGTGGGCCTTGTGCATTGTCCTTTGAATACCCTGACCTATACACTTCACAAACAGAAACTCTGACAAATTATGAGTCAAAGGCCAGACTCATTTGCCCTTTCTTTGCATTGAAAATGAATCCATTTTCATGCACTTAAGCCATCAGACAAGGAGAAACACAAACTCCAGAGCACACAACTCCATGGCTATACCTTCACTTAGATCCACGCTGGATCAAAGACTTGCTGGGGTTCATGTGTTATTTTACACACTGGTAAGTTAATAAATTAAGTCCAGTTTTGTCTTATGAAGTcagacaaaacagaaaaacttCTTCCACCCACATTTTGAAAAGGTCTTTGTACGGTCCGTGgacattttcagtttcttttccTTTCGGGCCTTGTGTTTGATTGCAGCAAAGATGGCGGTGTCAAAGACCTCCTTCAGGTTCTTCTGAGTCAAAGCCGAGCATTCAATGTAATCCTGTGCCCGGATCTTCTCCGCCAGACTTCGAGCTCGAGATTTTAACACGGGTTTGACTTTACACCGGTCCAGGTTAATGAGAACGTTGACATCGTGGCGGAGGTCGGATTGTGTTCCGACAAGGATGATGGGAGACGTGGGGTTACAGGCCCGGATTTCAGGGATCCATTTCTCGCTTATGTTCTGAAAGGAGGATGGGTTGACCACGCTGAAACACACCACGAAGACATCGGTTCCCGTGTAGCAGAGCGATCGGAGGCGGTCAAACTCTTCCTGGAAAGAAAGACAAGGAACAGGTCGATTAGCATTTATTGAGTTTTAAGAAAAAGTGTTTTTTCAACCCTTGGCCCTAAGTGGCGGGCCGACCTTCTGtcaattactcaagacacatctgttcagattgTACCTGAAATACAGCAGTTTATTCTCCCGAGCTCttcagcactcttgctattatgCACTTTATTTAACTCTGCTTCCTTATTCTCCCATGTACTGTTAGTACTTCTATTGTTCCGCTAGGACTTCTCCTATCCCCCCTCCCTTTAGCAACTGTATTATATCTGCACTGTTTACCTCATTATACAAGGTTGatgcatatatgtatttgttcattGTGTTTGTATTGGTTGTATTACTGCATTTTATAATGCTTAAAAATGCTTCATATGTAACTGTAGGGGCTGGATAAAGGTTTCTGCTAACAgataattataatagtaataataataaagaattccattaaaatgcaaagtgtttgATCACAATTTTGATATATTGTATAAAACATTACCATATAAAATGATTGTTTCCTTCCCTTCAATCAGAACTGTCTTTAAATTACATCACTAGATGTTCGTAAAATGAAatctttttcatttaaataaaataaaactgaattttAGCACAGACTTTATGTCATGAGTTTGTGTTATTGTGTATTGGAGTATGAttacacttaaaaacaaacaaatcaatctgatttttttgtaattagtcaaagaaatatatttttaaactgtaGAGCTTTAGCAATTAACTTATCCTCAAGATATACTCAGAGCTATCTGAGCCTTTCCAATTTCTCAGAAGGTTGTTTCACATTCTGCAATGTTGGCTCTTTTTAAATACGATTGAGTACATGTATATTTCTATAAATTAAAAGAATTGCTGGACAATATCAAGGATGCCTACGATCGAATTATCTCCTCAGGACCAAGGTGCACCCTTAGAAAGAAGTCATGTGAAATGCAATTGCCATGGCGAACGTAATGGAAGTGAACCTTAATTCGGACTCTTGAAGGATGATTCTTACCTGCCCTGCTGTGTCACAGAGCTGGATTCGCACAGGAGTACCATCGACCTGCACAAGTCCTGGAGAGGAAACCCAGGAGACAAGGTTATTGCCTATCCATTGCACCTTCTACTCCACAGAAAGCAGCTTTAATGCTAAAGAATATGGGGGGTTCTCCTTCACATGTTTGAAAAATTGATATGTCTGGTTCAATGATTATTTCCATGCAATCATTTTTGTAAACTGGTATAACTGGTGGATCtaatacactgtgtgtgtgtgtgtgtgtgtgtgtgtgataaagAGAGAAAAGTAATAAAACATCCACAATATTGTTGTTCATGCACCTTCTTTCCATCTCCCCCTTGAATGCTTTAAACCCACCCTGGATATAGACACATTCCCAAACACATCCTGCTGAGCATTTCCAATGCACAATTTGCTACACCGTCATGAAAGTATTCACTACCAATATCGTAGCTTAAATGCATTTCAACGGGAATATCAGCATCACATTTGCACACACCTCTGAGGCGAGCAATGCACTTCATTCGCTTTACAGTAAGTCCCCCTTAACTTTGGAAAAAGAAATCAATACATCCTGCTGTTGCTTACCAGAGAAGATGTCAAATGCAGTGGGCTGGTATTCCGTTGGGTATCCATTGGTAGTGTAGCTCACAATCAGACTGGTCTTCCCAACAGCCCCGTCCCCCACCAACACGCACTTCACCGCGGGCTCCGCGCTGTGCAGGTCGGGGGAAGGGGGCAAAGAGGGCACCCGGCTCTGATCGCAAATATATTCCATTTGTGGTGGCATTTCTCACCAATATAGTCCGACTTACTGCTGGGATAGAGGATACAAAGCGTGTCAAAGCAGTGCAGGTAGATTCCCGGGGTGGATGCGTGCCTCCACAGTGGTCAGTGTCCCTGTTGTCTACCATGGGTTTAGCAAGCTGTGGTTGCTTTCACGGCTCTAGTTGGTCTGTCACTCCCTGGCCTGTCGGGCTCACTTTAGTACCAGCTGTGTGATCAAACAGGTTGGCATTTGCATAGCCGCTCCCCAAAGCAGGAGGGCAACCCAATGCGCAtacctgcctgtctgtctgcagtcTGGGAGGCCAACTCAAAGCACAGACTGAATGCAATTGTGTAGTTCCTATATTTTCATTGTTGTTGCAGATCATTTTTTGGAGAAGTgactttattttgcatttatgtatctatgtatgcatgcatgtatgcattagcagacacccttatataGAGGAACATATATAGGGAGTTGGCAcataatatacacattttaagaaAGAGCAAgtgcatgaataaatacatttcacaactcCTGGTAGGGGTAAATTGAACGAGACTCAAGTGCAAAATGCAGTGCTTGATTATGTTTCGGAGCAGTTTGGGGGTAGTTCAAATaagaacatatatattttttcatccgTGCTGGAAGTCCAGGGGAAATAGGTGAAGTTACAAACAGATACAGTGCGCAATGAATGCAATGGAAAGTGCAACAAggtaaatatttaatgtattgaaaGTCAAGCAAGCAAATGGTCCATATGATGGCAGCCAAGCTTGCATCGCCCCTTTGTGGTGGCTGTGGGTGCAGATGTCGGCTCTTCTCTCGTTATTGTGGGCCATCCAGTCATGTGACAGCGGCAGTCAGCTGATTGCAATTGTACTGTCATTCAATTACAAACCCGGAGCCTTTTGCAAGATGAATATACAGCATTAGAGCCGCACAGACTGCACGGTTGTGGatgtgtttaatattattttaagtcGCGGTTCTCATTTATGAATCCAAACAAGCAGACCAGTTGCACAAGCGCGTTATCGGCGTGCAAGCGAAACTGCGGCGAAAGAGGAACTACTGACTAGTGGGGTATGCCATTATAATTTCGGCCTCAGTGAAGAGTAGGCTCGGTGTTTATAGTTTGTATTTGTACATCTGCAAAAGCCATGGCTTCAATACTGGACGAATATGAGGACTCCCAGAGCATCCGGCACCCAGTGCAGCAGCACGCCCGTCTCTCTGCCTCCAACATCGGCATTACGCATTCAGGTAAACCCGGGGATGCTAACGGGGCCCGCAGTACTGAGGAGCTGGGGTTTGTGAAAAGAAACACTAATCTAGTGACACTAATCTACTCTCTAGTCTCGGTGAAATCATATTTGCCATGCATGTGGAAGAAATGTAATTCATTGCAGTCGGCTTTTGTGTAGTTTATACTATGCTAGATACAAAGTCAATCGTGGAAACACAAGTGTAGGGTATTCGGTCCTTGTGTAATCCTGAGGAGTTCATGTGCCTACTAAACCACAGCTGAAACCTCATCAGCATGGTTTTTTTCCCCTGCTTAAACCGAAACAAAAGTTGTGCATAATGATAGAGCTTTTTCCTGATTTTTCTTCTTTGGTCTAGGTTTTGTGAGTGCTAGGCTGGAAGAAGAGAAGCCAATATTTAACAAGCAAAGAATTGACTTTTCCCCTCCTGAGAAGATCAACCACTTTGCAGTCTGCAACAACCAGCTGTGCATGAGTCTGGGCAAAGACACTCTGCTGAGGTACTGGCTATATGTGTGCATGCTTATGGTTAAGTCATTGCTAAGGGGTAATGGTGTAGGAAATAGTGTTGTCCATGTGTTCCAGTAAAATGCGTATGCCTGCTGCATATCTCAATCAGCAATCACTAACATTATAACAAAACAGGTTTATGTATATCATATTACAGTCAATTGATTACAACTTGCTCTTTTGTGTTGCAGGATTGATCTTGGAAAGCCTGATCAACCCAATCAGGTTGAACTTGGACGTAAAGATGAAACTAAAGTACACAGGCTGTTCCTTGACCCTACAGGTAGGGAACTACTGACTGCCCTTACAGAATTAGTGAAATATACAGAGATTGTAATAATGTATTGATTACTTTAAGTCATGCGCTTGTGAAGTGGTGTGAGCTGAATTTGCTGTGTAAGTAAAAACTGTACAAACTATACAATTAGCAGTAGGCAGCGGCTTTTACCAAACCACTAGAGAGTGAATTATCaaccttttgtgtttttgttgtttgggtCTACACAAACCTGTTCAGCTGATCAAAGATTCAGAAATAAAACCATCTTGGCTATTAAGGGCTCCCATTGTGATACCCTGTTGTCTCGCACACACCTAATCAGAATTTCACAGGAAGGCGAATGGAACGTAATCACTGTTGTCACCTGGTTAAAGGCTCTTACAATTGGTCATCACGAATCTCTTAAGGCAGGCAGGAAGTGTGAGACGGCTTTATTGATGGGGACTGATGTGCTTCTTTAGGTAGATTTGCATGATGAACAAGTACAGAATGTTTAGAACTGTATACACTTAgcttttgtaatgtttattttatcatgTAATAAGATGATTATGTTAATAATTATTTGGGGAAACCGCACTATATGAAATTCATGAATACAATTAAGGTAAAAcgtttaataaaaaatgaacattTATTCACTTCCTGATAATAGTAGGTGGTGAGTGAGTGggtaaaacaaatacagttgACTTTCCTGTCTGGCTTCAAAgttaggatgtaagaccttatatattgcttactgtatctcctatacacttgtgtcaATTccaaatttgtaaaatgtattatgcctgagctgcactgtattattattgtattgtactgtattgcactgtattattggaCTTTatattgctctgatattttgtaattCTGCaactaaatcaatcaatcaattaattaattaattaataggaAAGGAATAACAAAGAAAATGACTGTTGTTTCAATTTTCTGTGCAGGTTCCCACCTGGTAATCAGTCTCCTGTCAAACGAGTGCCTGTACCTCAATAGAAACACCCCGAAGGTCCGGAGTTTGTCTCGCTGGAAGGGGCACCTCATTGAGAGTATTGGCTGGAATAAATTGCTGGGTAATGAGACCAACACAGGCCCCATTCTAGTCGGCACTAACCAGGGGCAGATCTACGAGGCTGAGATTTCGGCATCGGAAGGAAGCCTATTTAACACCAATCCAGACCAGTATTTACGTTTGGTGCACACCTTAGAAGAAGATGGCAAGCCCGCCCCGGTTTGTTGCCTGGAGATTGAGCGTGGGATCGAGTCAAAGTTTTTCATTATCGCCACCACGAGGAAGCGGCTGTTTCAGTTTGTGGGAAAAGTGGCCGAAGGTGCCGAGCAGCAGGGCTTCAGCTCTATTTTCAACCAAACTCAGGAGCATTTCCCCAGCTTCCAGGAgttccctgccaatctgggataCAGCGAGATTGCTTTTTACACTTCCAAGCTCCGCACGTCCCCCAAGTCGTTTGCGTGGATGATGGGGAACGGCGTCCTATATGGGAATCTGGACTACGTCCGTCCGGATTCTCTACTGAGTGACGTCCAAGTTTGGGAATATACTGCTGATATTGACTTTAACTTCAACAAGCCCATATCCATCGTCCTGACGCAGTTCCATTTCCTCCTACTCCTGCCAGATCGCGTGAAGGCCGTCTGCACTTTAAATGGACAAGTCGTGTATGAAGATGTATTTCCTGATAAATTTGGCGCCTTGAAGAAGATGATCAAAGACCCAGCTGGTGGATTGGTGTGGATATACACAGAGAAAGCTGTTTTCCGCTACCACATTCAGAGGGAGGCACGTGATGTGTGGCAGATGTATATGAGCATGAATAAGTTTGACTTGGCAAAAGAGTATTGCAGGGACAGGCCGGAGTGTCTGGACACTGTCTTGGCCAAAGAAGCAGAGCACTGCTTCCAGAATAAGAAATATTTGGAGAGTGCCAAGTGCTATGCTCTCACACAGAACTATTTTGAGGAGATCGCTTTGGAGAGTGCCAAGTGCTATGCTCTCACACAGAACTATTTTGAGGAGATCGCCTTGAAGTTTATTGAAGCTAAACAGGAGGATGCACTCAAGGAGTTCCTGATTAAGAAACTCAATAATCTGAAGTCCAGTGAGAGAACACAAATCACCCTATTGGTCACCTGGCTGACAGAACTCTACCTCAACAGACTGGGTGTCTTGGAATGTGATGAATCACAACGTGCGCTTTTCTTGGAAATGAGAGAAGAATTTCGGCGGTTCCTTAACAGCTCCAAAAACAAAGATTGTCTGTACAATAACAGAACGACAATTTATGATCTTCTGGCCAGCCATGGCAACGTGGAGGACATGGTCTACTTCTCTGTCATCATGCAGGACTACGAGCGAGTCATCTCCCACCACTGCCAGCATGACAACTACGAGGCAGCCCTGGAGGTGCTGTCTAAGAATCGGGATGAGAAGCTCTTCTACAAGTTCTCCCCAGTTCTGATGCAACACATCCCAAAGAAAGTGGTTGACGCTTGGATCCAGATGGGGAACAAACTAGACGCCAAAAAGCTCATCCCAGCTCTGGTCAACTACAGCCAGATTGGCAGCACACAGCAGATAAACGAGACAATTCGTTACATGGAGTTTTGCGTGTATGAGCTGACTGTGACCGAAGAGGCCATACACAATTACCTCCTGTCCCTCTATGCTAAGTACAGACCAGACTCTTTGCTGTGGTACCTCGAGCAGGCTGGGACACACTCCTCGGACATTCACTATGACCTTAAGTACGCCCTACGCTTGTGTGCAGAGCATGGGCATCGCAGGGCATGCGTTCTTGTTTATAAGATAATGGAGCTGTTTGAAGAGGCTGTGGATCTGGCACTGCAAGTATGTCACCTTTAAAAAGCTACTGTAAATAAAGTTCTAAAAATAATGTTAACTAAGAGCTGTTAGATGACAATTTTTGAGGGATGCAACATTATTTAAAGCAGTCAATCGATTTTCCAGTGTGGATATAAACAAATGATTAAGCAAGGAGAGGAACAGAGCAACTAAAGAAAGTATCGATGCTTTGTTCTCAAGTTACTTGAGAAGTGCAAGGCTTGATGCATTACTTTGAGCAtgggtttgttttaattacaataaAGGGTATAGTATGTTATTGCATTATTCTAGATGGTggcaaattacaattacaattatacCTTTATGCATTTATGATTTAATTTTCAATGGCAATGTGacgaaatgtgtttttctgtttgtgtagGTGGATGTGGACCTGGCAAAGTCGTGTGCCGACCTGCCGGAGGATGACGAGGAGCTGAGGAAAAAGCTGTGGCTGAAGATCGCCCGCCATGTTGTGCAGGAGGAGAAAGATGTCAAAAAGGCCATGAACTGCCTGTCCAGCTGCAACCTGCTCAAGATCGAAGACATTTTGCCGTTCTTCCCTGACTTTGTCACCATCGACCACTTCAAGGAGGCCATCTGCATCTCCCTGGAGGAGTACAACAAGCACATTGAGGAGTTGAAGCAGGAGATGGAGGAGGCCACGGAGAGTGCCAAGCGCATACGAGAGGACATCCAGGAGATGAGGAGCAAGTATGGCGTGGTGGAGTCCCAGGAAAAGTGTGCTGCCTGCGATTTCCCACTCCTCAACCGGCCCTTCTACCTCTTCCTGTGCAGCCACATGTTCCACTACGACTGCCTCTTTCAGGAGGTCAGCCCTCACCTGTCCACCTACAAGCAGGCCAAACTGGAGGAGCTCCAGAAAAAGCTTTCGGCCACCGCCCAGCCCACCAAGTCCAGGCATCGGCAGAAGGAGGAGGACAGCATCAGCCTGGGCAAAGGGCAGCAGAGTCGGGAGCAGATCAAATCGGACATTGACGACATCATTGCCGGCGAGTGCGTGTACTGCGGGGAGCTGATGATCAAGTCCATTGACAAGCCTTTCATTGACCCACAGAAG is part of the Amia ocellicauda isolate fAmiCal2 chromosome 21, fAmiCal2.hap1, whole genome shotgun sequence genome and encodes:
- the rhov gene encoding rho-related GTP-binding protein RhoV encodes the protein MPPQMEYICDQSRVPSLPPSPDLHSAEPAVKCVLVGDGAVGKTSLIVSYTTNGYPTEYQPTAFDIFSGLVQVDGTPVRIQLCDTAGQEEFDRLRSLCYTGTDVFVVCFSVVNPSSFQNISEKWIPEIRACNPTSPIILVGTQSDLRHDVNVLINLDRCKVKPVLKSRARSLAEKIRAQDYIECSALTQKNLKEVFDTAIFAAIKHKARKEKKLKMSTDRTKTFSKCGWKKFFCFV
- the vps18 gene encoding vacuolar protein sorting-associated protein 18 homolog, translating into MASILDEYEDSQSIRHPVQQHARLSASNIGITHSGFVSARLEEEKPIFNKQRIDFSPPEKINHFAVCNNQLCMSLGKDTLLRIDLGKPDQPNQVELGRKDETKVHRLFLDPTGSHLVISLLSNECLYLNRNTPKVRSLSRWKGHLIESIGWNKLLGNETNTGPILVGTNQGQIYEAEISASEGSLFNTNPDQYLRLVHTLEEDGKPAPVCCLEIERGIESKFFIIATTRKRLFQFVGKVAEGAEQQGFSSIFNQTQEHFPSFQEFPANLGYSEIAFYTSKLRTSPKSFAWMMGNGVLYGNLDYVRPDSLLSDVQVWEYTADIDFNFNKPISIVLTQFHFLLLLPDRVKAVCTLNGQVVYEDVFPDKFGALKKMIKDPAGGLVWIYTEKAVFRYHIQREARDVWQMYMSMNKFDLAKEYCRDRPECLDTVLAKEAEHCFQNKKYLESANAKCYALTQNYFEEIALKFIEAKQEDALKEFLIKKLNNLKSSERTQITLLVTWLTELYLNRLGVLECDESQRALFLEMREEFRRFLNSSKNKDCLYNNRTTIYDLLASHGNVEDMVYFSVIMQDYERVISHHCQHDNYEAALEVLSKNRDEKLFYKFSPVLMQHIPKKVVDAWIQMGNKLDAKKLIPALVNYSQIGSTQQINETIRYMEFCVYELTVTEEAIHNYLLSLYAKYRPDSLLWYLEQAGTHSSDIHYDLKYALRLCAEHGHRRACVLVYKIMELFEEAVDLALQVDVDLAKSCADLPEDDEELRKKLWLKIARHVVQEEKDVKKAMNCLSSCNLLKIEDILPFFPDFVTIDHFKEAICISLEEYNKHIEELKQEMEEATESAKRIREDIQEMRSKYGVVESQEKCAACDFPLLNRPFYLFLCSHMFHYDCLFQEVSPHLSTYKQAKLEELQKKLSATAQPTKSRHRQKEEDSISLGKGQQSREQIKSDIDDIIAGECVYCGELMIKSIDKPFIDPQKYEEEKSSWL